A genomic stretch from Candidatus Woesearchaeota archaeon includes:
- a CDS encoding SAM-dependent methyltransferase gives MILEPRMRKNEIFQEDIILNSYCPMTKKLESMYGYSHLSRPMFHKIMSLGNPEGKTVLDIGCGSNGHVTRSFEPWLSRSLTILGARVIGLDIGYLGNEIFENYKVDLTKLDCLSFIKDNSVDLAVADSFFNAPCFSDGKITGKQVYDSLLPQLERVVKPDGYFVYDDSFDVFEL, from the coding sequence ATGATTTTAGAACCTAGAATGAGAAAAAATGAGATTTTTCAAGAAGACATAATTCTTAATAGTTATTGTCCTATGACTAAGAAGCTTGAAAGCATGTATGGTTATTCTCATCTTAGTAGGCCTATGTTTCATAAAATAATGTCTTTAGGTAATCCTGAGGGAAAAACTGTTTTAGATATTGGTTGTGGTAGTAACGGGCACGTAACTCGTAGTTTTGAACCTTGGTTATCTAGAAGTTTAACAATATTAGGTGCCAGAGTTATTGGTTTAGATATTGGTTATTTAGGTAATGAGATATTTGAAAATTACAAAGTTGATTTGACTAAGCTTGATTGTTTGTCTTTTATTAAAGATAATAGTGTTGATTTGGCTGTTGCTGATTCTTTTTTTAATGCGCCTTGTTTTAGTGATGGGAAAATTACTGGTAAACAAGTTTATGATTCTTTGCTTCCTCAGTTAGAACGCGTTGTTAAGCCCGATGGATATTTTGTTTATGATGATTCTTTTGATGTTTTTGAATTATAA
- a CDS encoding PLDc N-terminal domain-containing protein, which produces MVLGQGLIGIIALICAIWVIHDVWTNQKKMKKERKIIWTVLAVILSIITAIAYYFIEKK; this is translated from the coding sequence ATGGTTCTAGGACAAGGATTAATAGGAATAATCGCATTAATATGCGCGATATGGGTAATACATGATGTGTGGACAAACCAAAAAAAGATGAAAAAAGAACGAAAAATAATCTGGACAGTCCTAGCAGTAATACTAAGCATAATAACAGCTATCGCTTATTACTTCATAGAAAAAAAATAA